From uncultured Pseudodesulfovibrio sp.:
TGATGGATGGTTTGAGGTCAATGAGCCATCCTTTGTCGAATCCGCCAACACCGTTACCGTGGCTGGACAAGAAGAGTGACACATGGGCGGCAATAGGAGATTCGCCGATGGTTTCACGGAGTTTAAGGGCAGAGTTGACGTCTTTGAGTTGACCAGTGGCATCTTTAAAAATGGCTGTTTCATGGGCAGTAGCCGGTTGGATGAAGTCTTTTAACGCTGTGCGCTCCATGTCGGAGAGCGGGAAGTCGGCAGTACTGGAATTGATCCAGTTGAGCCGCTTTAACGTCATGCGTTCACTGGCCAGAGATTTGATACGCTGTTGGTGTTTTTCTTTGGTGTCTTGTTGGGCAAGCAGCCGCAGTCGCATCAGCTCTTTGGTTATATCATCTTCCTGATTGCGAACTACAGCCTTGAAAGCGGCCTTGAGCAGAAAACGATCACTCTCGTCTGCCAGATTTGTTTCGGAGAGAGGGACATCACTGCCGAGCATTTGCAGGGTGCGGTCTGTGTCTTGAACCAGTTTTTCAAGCGACTCTTTGCGTTTGTTGAGATGTTTTTCCTCGGTGGCTAGTGCCCATGTGAATTCACGCATGCCGGCCTGTGCCGAAGCCTTGCCGGCTGTGGCAACCAGAAGAACGGACCGTTTGGGTGTGTGTGTCGCGAATCCTTGAGCCGTATCCATGAGCGCGGCAATTGATGATGCTTCGTCAGCCCCCGGCGCATGGCCGTCCACCAATGCGGTGGAGTCATAGAAAGTTTCAATGATGATGGTTTGCTTGGAAAAATCGGGGTCGCTGCCTTGAATACGGCAATATATCGTGTCTGCGGCGACATTGCGCCATGCCGCTTTTGCCGTCAGCCGTGTGGTGCCGAGGTGTTTGGGACCTTTTTGAGTGAATCCGGTGCCGAACAGGGATTCGGCCTTTTCACGGGAGAGCCAAAATGTAGGAAAGTCTATTGGAGTTTGCTCGAATTTGTATTCGAACAAAGGCTTGGGTGCGTGTCCGCCATCTCCACCGCGCCCGATGAATACCAAACCTCGTGCGCCGAGCATGGCTGCATTATTCCAGTTTTTACCGGAATCCATGTCCATGAGAACAATGGAACCTTGCACACTTAGTCCGTTGAAGTCAGAAACTCGGCCTTGTCCGACATAGATGAGCGGGCCGTTGATGCCGGGTGGCATGACGGCTCCAGGAGAGAGCGCATTGATTTGTAATTGCCTGAGTTCTACAGTCTGCCCAGATTCTTCAAAGGTCAGATGTGCTCCCATTTTGACGGGAACAGGGATGTGGAATGACTGGCGTCCTACGGTTGCGTTGGGCAAAATCTTTCTGAATTCGGCTTCCACCATGTCTGCGGCTTTGGCAGCACCGGGGGTGCCGAGAGATCGGTCTTCAAGAGAGCTGAGTTGGCGCAGGAAATCCACGCCGTTGGCACGGGCCGGGAGCACTGTCGCCATAATAATGGCGAGACAGAGCAGGAAACGCAGTCCGATACGCGCCATGGGTTAGGCCTTTTCCTTGCCGTTTGTCCGGCCAGTGAGCTTGTCGTCGATACCGCCGACGGTGATATCCAGTTCTTCACGCCGCTCCACGCGATCCACTTGGCCGTCGCGTACCCAGATTACCCGGTCAGAGACATTGAGCATCTTATAGTCATGGGTGGCGGAAATGATGGTCACGCCACGTTCCACCGAGAGCATTTGCAGCAGTTCGATGATTTCTTCACCCGTGGACAAATCGAGGTTGCCGGTCGGTTCATCCGCCAGAATGATGGATGGATCATTGGCCAGCGAACGGGCGACGGCCACACGTTGCTGTTGTCCGCCGGATAATTCCAGCGGCTTGTGTTGAAAGCGTTTTCCCAGTCCGACCAGTTTGAGCAGTTCAATACCCTTGTCTTGCGCATCGTCCGCATTCATCCCGGCAAAGGTCATGGGCAGGGTGACGTTTTCAAGTGCGGTCATGACCGGGATGAGATTGAAGGTCTGAAATATGTAGCCGATCTTGCGGTTGCGGAGCCATGCCAATTCAAAGGCATCCAGTTGGGAGATATCCACTTCATCAATGAACACCTTGCCGTCTGTGGGTTTGTCCAGCCCGCCGATCATGTTGAACAGGGTGGATTTCCCTGAGCCTGACGGACCCATGATGGAGATATATTCTCCGGCGAATATTTCCAGATCCACGCCTTTGAGCGCCTGCAATTCGACCTTTCCCATGGTGAAGGTCTTTGTGACGCCGATGACGCGGACAATGGTACGTTTTTCTTCGCTCATACTATTCCTTAATGTTCTGCGCGTATCGCATTGATCGGTTCCATACGTGCCGCCAGCAGGGCTGGATACAGGACACCAAGCAGGCTCAGGAGACAACCGGCCAAAGTGGCAATGCCTACCGAACCGAGCATGGAAAGAATGGAAAGGTCGTGAATTGCCGTGAATCCGAAACGAATACTGTTTGTCAGGAGAGAGACAATGCCTCCGAGAAGTGCGCCGACACTTGCCCCGGCCAACCCTTGCATGGCTGCTTCGAGCAGAAAGATGCGCAGGATCATTGAATCCAGTGCGCCGAGACATTTCATGACACCGATTTCAGAAAAGCGCTCAGTGACGGACATGAGTTGGGCGTTGATAATACCCACGGTACAAACCAAGAGCGAAAGGATGACGATCCATCGTTCCTTGGCAGACATTGTGACCACACTCTGCGCCGCATCCACATCGTATCCCGCCTGAAGCAATGCTCGGGCCGCGTGTTTTCCTCCGTGTTCAAGCAGTCCTGCCGCTATATCTAAATTAACCAGCACGAAACTCAGGAATGAAACGGCAAGCACCAGACTTGAGACCGTGATCATGGAACGGAAGAACCGAACCTTCAGGCTCTTGAAACTGATCTCCACCGATTTGGAGAAGGGAAGCGAGATAAGGCGGTCAACCTTTCCTGCGGGAATGTTCATGCGTATCCTTCGAATTCACTGATAAATATTCAATTCCTCCCATAGTAGGCCCAACCCGCATCCATGACAAGGATAAATGGACCGCAAGGGGGTGATTTTACGGAAAAGACTGATTTTACGGGGTATCGAATCGGCGATGTTTCATGGTGGCGTTGTTTGTCACATGCGACAAGCAGGTGTCGAGAAAGTCCATGGCCGCCTGATTCATGCGTTGATGATGGAGCATGACCCCGACACGTCCTGTCTGGATGGCTGCCTCGAATTCTTTGGTAAGCGCGTCCCATCCTAGGGCTGGATCAGCTTCGTTTCGGGTGTGCAGGTCAACGTTGATGGGAATGTCCGGTAAGGTATCGGGAAGTGGAACTTTGCGTTGCTCTCCGGCAGAACGGGAGACGCAGGCGTAGCCGAGTTCGATCAGAGCCTCGCCTGTTTGTGCGTCGAATCGATTCCACGGTGGAGTGAATGCCGGGTAGAAGGATTCCCCCATGATCGAGTTCAACCGGTCGTGTCCCCTTTTCAGGGCCTGTTTCTTTTCGGAGGCAGGACGCTGATCGCCGAATTCCGAGTTCTTGCCCGAGGTTTGGTGGCTGCGATGCTGCCAGCCGTGTTGATGCCAACAGAAGACCGGGCTGTCTCCGGCCCAATGTATGAGGATATCCCAACGGGCCTGCGTCAGCCATGCCGGAGTGACGGCCATGTGGAGGGGAATGTCATACTTAATGAATAGGTCCATCATTTGATGGCAGTTGTTACTGGGAACGGCTACGTCATCGGCACGAAAAAATATTTCCGTTTCGGCCGGGGCTGTGTCGAGCAAATGGCCTATTCTTTGTATTCCGTCCGTAGACGGGGTGAGCCATAGCGATGAGATATGTGTTTTGACGATCATGAGGGATCAGGACTCCACGCCTTTGATGACCACCAGTGTGAGGTCGTCCTCGCGAAAGTCCGACCCGGAGAATTCAAGTACCGCGTCACAGAGTTCTTTCATGATGGTTTGTGCGTCTTTGTCATTGTTTTTTCGAATGATTTCACGGATGCGGTCGCCGCCGAACATTTCTCCGGCGGGGCTGTGCGCTTCCCATATGCCGTCAGTACAGATGAAAATGATTTCACCTGGACCAGGCAGGTTCATGGTTTTTTCGTGGAATTCCCACTCTGATTCGACTCCCAGAGGGATGTCTGCGCCTCTCAGTTCCGTGAACGTGTCGGTTGCCGGGGCATAAACCAAGGGTTGTTGATGAC
This genomic window contains:
- a CDS encoding ABC transporter ATP-binding protein produces the protein MSEEKRTIVRVIGVTKTFTMGKVELQALKGVDLEIFAGEYISIMGPSGSGKSTLFNMIGGLDKPTDGKVFIDEVDISQLDAFELAWLRNRKIGYIFQTFNLIPVMTALENVTLPMTFAGMNADDAQDKGIELLKLVGLGKRFQHKPLELSGGQQQRVAVARSLANDPSIILADEPTGNLDLSTGEEIIELLQMLSVERGVTIISATHDYKMLNVSDRVIWVRDGQVDRVERREELDITVGGIDDKLTGRTNGKEKA
- a CDS encoding FtsX-like permease family protein, with product MNIPAGKVDRLISLPFSKSVEISFKSLKVRFFRSMITVSSLVLAVSFLSFVLVNLDIAAGLLEHGGKHAARALLQAGYDVDAAQSVVTMSAKERWIVILSLLVCTVGIINAQLMSVTERFSEIGVMKCLGALDSMILRIFLLEAAMQGLAGASVGALLGGIVSLLTNSIRFGFTAIHDLSILSMLGSVGIATLAGCLLSLLGVLYPALLAARMEPINAIRAEH
- a CDS encoding polysaccharide deacetylase family protein — translated: MIVKTHISSLWLTPSTDGIQRIGHLLDTAPAETEIFFRADDVAVPSNNCHQMMDLFIKYDIPLHMAVTPAWLTQARWDILIHWAGDSPVFCWHQHGWQHRSHQTSGKNSEFGDQRPASEKKQALKRGHDRLNSIMGESFYPAFTPPWNRFDAQTGEALIELGYACVSRSAGEQRKVPLPDTLPDIPINVDLHTRNEADPALGWDALTKEFEAAIQTGRVGVMLHHQRMNQAAMDFLDTCLSHVTNNATMKHRRFDTP